Proteins from one Pantoea cypripedii genomic window:
- a CDS encoding aminotransferase class IV, giving the protein MNANKSSQAYLYDPRNDNVQVYVNGDFVHRDNATVSVFDSGYVCGDGIWEGLRLVNGKLIALQRHLDRLFTGAAAIQLDIGHTREEIAAIMNKTLEVNDMTDGAHLRLMITRGRKRTPNQDPRFIIGGSTVVCVAEYKVVDDDAKRRGLTLFTSSYRTSTPDVFDLRLNSHSRLNLIQALLQALDAGADEALMLDPHGFVASCNSTNFFIVRNREVWTSNGLYCFNGITRQTLLELARQNGLAVYEKPFTLAEALTADEVFVTGTLAGITPVRKLDGRTFDISLNPVTTKLAQWYQNYLNSI; this is encoded by the coding sequence ATGAACGCCAATAAAAGCAGCCAGGCATATTTGTATGATCCCCGGAACGATAATGTTCAGGTTTATGTAAATGGTGATTTTGTTCATCGGGACAATGCCACTGTATCTGTCTTTGATTCTGGATACGTTTGTGGCGATGGTATCTGGGAAGGTTTGCGTCTGGTAAACGGCAAACTGATTGCTCTCCAGCGTCATCTTGACCGCCTCTTTACCGGAGCCGCCGCCATTCAGCTAGACATCGGCCATACCCGTGAGGAAATCGCGGCGATCATGAACAAAACGCTGGAGGTTAATGATATGACAGACGGCGCGCATCTGCGTCTGATGATCACCCGAGGCAGAAAGCGAACTCCCAATCAGGATCCCCGTTTTATTATCGGTGGGTCCACCGTGGTTTGTGTGGCTGAATATAAAGTCGTGGATGATGATGCTAAAAGGCGTGGTCTGACGTTGTTCACTTCCAGCTATCGTACCAGCACACCCGATGTTTTTGACCTTCGACTGAATTCTCACAGCCGTCTGAACCTGATTCAGGCGTTACTCCAGGCACTTGACGCCGGTGCTGATGAAGCATTAATGCTTGACCCTCACGGCTTTGTCGCCAGTTGCAATTCCACCAATTTTTTTATTGTGCGTAACCGGGAGGTGTGGACGTCAAATGGCCTGTACTGCTTCAACGGCATTACCCGCCAGACGCTTCTTGAACTGGCCCGGCAAAACGGACTGGCTGTTTATGAAAAACCTTTCACGCTGGCAGAGGCGCTAACCGCAGATGAGGTATTTGTTACTGGCACACTGGCAGGAATCACTCCGGTAAGAAAACTTGATGGCCGGACGTTTGATATCAGCCTTAACCCGGTTACTACAAAGCTTGCGCAGTGGTATCAAAACTATCTCAACAGCATCTAA
- a CDS encoding RepB family plasmid replication initiator protein — protein sequence MAKKVNDLDSMTDEVNKKTGEVVHLNPSSTATVQPVALMRLGLFVPNTDHAKAKGSVNTVKSTVDATEDLYHLEVVKREGYKDISIRSERLDMATDFRVWLGIIRSIYDNGTFAGKLKLPFTKFLQNCGFDSKRSNKDMKKRIDDSLMRLRGVTIQFRNDTGSLTTGLVNSAHYNMAKNEVEIEGDHRLADLYQMDYKVYLRLKAIDHLPRKESAQALYTFIESLPRNPAPVSMKRLRERLRLKSRIAYQNHIVRKALEELKEINYLEYTETKRGRSVYFNITKRNPNLIPDKSLKLERSSNDEPQIVDEAMISKISKLKDSGFTEEEIAKILISLDSN from the coding sequence ATGGCTAAGAAAGTCAATGACTTAGACAGTATGACCGACGAGGTGAATAAAAAAACGGGTGAAGTTGTCCACTTAAACCCCTCGTCAACAGCAACGGTGCAGCCTGTCGCACTGATGCGACTGGGACTGTTTGTACCCAATACCGATCATGCAAAAGCTAAAGGCTCCGTCAACACCGTTAAGTCTACTGTTGATGCGACGGAAGATCTTTACCATTTAGAAGTGGTGAAGAGGGAAGGGTACAAAGATATCTCCATCCGCTCAGAGCGACTCGATATGGCAACGGATTTCAGGGTCTGGCTGGGCATCATCCGTTCCATTTACGACAACGGCACGTTTGCAGGTAAGTTAAAGCTGCCATTCACTAAATTCCTGCAGAACTGTGGCTTTGACTCAAAGCGCTCAAACAAGGACATGAAGAAGCGCATTGATGATTCGCTGATGCGCCTGCGTGGTGTCACCATCCAGTTCCGTAATGATACCGGATCTCTCACCACCGGCCTTGTAAACAGCGCCCATTACAATATGGCGAAGAACGAAGTTGAGATCGAGGGTGATCATCGCCTGGCTGACCTCTATCAGATGGATTACAAAGTTTACCTGCGACTCAAAGCTATTGACCATTTGCCCCGTAAAGAGTCCGCACAGGCTCTCTACACGTTTATTGAAAGTCTTCCCAGAAATCCCGCCCCGGTCTCTATGAAACGTCTCAGAGAGCGACTGAGGCTCAAATCGCGTATCGCCTACCAGAACCACATCGTGCGTAAGGCGCTGGAAGAGCTGAAAGAAATTAACTACCTCGAATACACCGAAACCAAGCGAGGCAGGTCAGTTTATTTCAACATCACTAAGCGAAATCCAAACCTGATCCCGGATAAGTCATTGAAGCTCGAAAGATCGAGTAATGATGAGCCGCAGATTGTGGATGAAGCGATGATCTCAAAAATCAGCAAGTTAAAGGATTCCGGCTTCACCGAGGAAGAGATAGCGAAGATCCTCATCAGCCTCGATTCAAACTAA